The Arachis hypogaea cultivar Tifrunner chromosome 14, arahy.Tifrunner.gnm2.J5K5, whole genome shotgun sequence genome has a segment encoding these proteins:
- the LOC112740889 gene encoding uncharacterized protein isoform X2 has translation MNRCRSKKIMWKLNKSIAKELLPTQPVDFPIEPWWGVCLVNFTLEEFKKLSEEEMATIDKVCKEEANSFILFDPNVIKGLYKRGLVYFDVPVYPDDRFKVSRLEGFVSNREQTYEDPIEELLYAVFVVSNENASVTELASTLQADLAQLQAAASFVCRLGWATKVIDPASILQDTSASGSRRSIVSDEFGQALENMVINNDSNRQGDASSSGNYGPRPAYTRAAFIVDANITSYLMMGSVSPGLKSHAVTLYEAGKLGHASIADLCRDLGTLEGAKFEGELQEFANHAFSLRCVLECLQAGGTASNEKEEKGFNKMDTVTSCTDESSSMKAEISLAGKSEYSVIAELRMSGDNLDLDNSAEASTSSEAVHSSAFATHSTTSLDDASISGKKKYRVDILRCESLASLAPETLDRLFLRDYDIVMSMVPLPHSSVLPGSTGPVHFGPPSYSFMTPWMKLVLYSYAASGPLSVILMKGQSLRLLPAPLTGCVKALIWSWDDSTVGGLGGKHDGNLVNGSILLYCLNSLLKHSAVLVQPLGKFDLDESGKVVSLDIPLPLKNSDGSIDPFGEDLGISEKESSKLNSLLTDLANKIELQTVGYIRLLRLFKGADSEQFSPAKENYDWVPLGVEFGMPLFSPKLCNSICKRVVSSQLLQSGLFGEHHNAMQSLRKKLHDICAVYHATGPAAKLLYQKEQVKESSQLHMNYASGRWKPLAEPSSLISGATSENQRLKLANRQCCGSEILCFDGSILRSFASPPGYEAATKLNEEARQVDTKSEADETDSKEVTLPGVNLIFDGSKLHPFDIGACLQARQPISLIAEAAAISSTK, from the exons ATGAACAGGTGCAGATCTAAG AAAATCATGTGGAAATTGAACAAATCAATTGCCAAAGAACTTTTACCAACACAACCTGTGGATTTTCCAATTGAACCGTGGTGGGGAGTTTGTCTTGTCAACTTTACATTGGAAGAATTTAAG AAACTCTCAGAAGAGGAAATGGCCACAATAGACAAAGTGTGTAAGGAAGAGGCAAATTCATTCATCTTGTTTGATCCGAATGTTATCAAGGGTCTTTACAAACGGGGATTGGTCTATTTTGATGTTCCTGTATATCCTGATGATCGGTTTAAAG TTTCTAGGCTCGAAGGTTTTGTTTCCAACAGGGAGCAGACTTATGAAGATCCCATTGAAGA GTTATTATATGCAGTATTTGTTGTTTCAAATGAAAACGCATCTGTTACCGAATTGGCAAGTACCCTACAGGCAGACTTGGCACAACTGCAGGCTGCTGCTTCTTTTGTATGTCGATTGGGATGGGCAACGAAAGTAATTGATCCAGCATCTATTCTTCAAGATACAAGTGCATCTGGGTCTCGTAGAAGTATAGTTAGCGATGAATTTGGTCAAGCCCTTGAGAATATGGTTATCAATAATGATTCCAACCGGCAAGGAGATGCTTCAAGTTCCGGAAATTACGGTCCACGTCCTGCCTATACACGTGCAGCTTTCATAGTAGATGCTAATATAACATCCTATCTTATGATGGGTTCTGTTTCACCAG GCCTGAAATCTCATGCTGTTACACTATATGAAGCCGGCAAATTAGGCCATGCCAGCATTGCTGATCTTTGCAGGGATCTTGGCACTCTGGAGGGTGCAAAATTTGAGGGAGAGCTGCAGGAATTTGCAAATCATGCATTTAGCCTGCGTTGTGTATTAGAATGTCTACAAGCAGGTGGAACTGCATCCAATGAAAAAGAGGAGAAAGGTTTTAACAAGATGGATACTGTCACTTCATGCACTGATGAGTCAAGTTCTATGAAAGCTGAAATCTCTCTGGCTGGGAAATCAGAATACTCTGTTATTGCAGAACTTAGGATGAGTGGTGATAATTTAGATCTAGATAATTCGGCGGAGGCTTCTACTTCATCAGAAGCAGTTCATAGTAGTGCATTTGCAACCCATTCTACTACTTCGTTAGATGATGCAAGTATAAGTGGGAAAAAGAAATATCGGGTAGACATTCTCCGCTGTGAAAGCTTGGCTTCGCTTGCACCGGAAACTCTTGATCGTTTGTTTCTTCGTGACTATGATATAGTTATGTCCATGGTGCCTCTTCCTCATTCATCAGTTCTTCCAGGATCCACTGGTCCAGTACATTTTGGTCCTCCCTCGTATTCTTTTATGACTCCTTGGATGAAACTGGTATTATATTCGTATGCAGCTAGTGGGCCTCTTTCAGTTATCCTTATGAAAGGACAGTCTCTGCGCTTGCTTCCTGCTCCCCTGACTGGTTGTGTGAAAGCTCTCATATGGTCTTGGGATGATTCTACAGTAGGAGGCCTGGGAGGAAAGCATGATGGAAATTTAGTAAATGGAAGTATACTGCTGTACTGTTTAAATTCCCTTCTTAAACATTCGGCTGTCCTGGTGCAGCCGCTTGGTAAGTTTGATCTCGACGAATCTGGAAAAGTGGTTTCCTTGGATATCCCTTTGCCCCTAAAGAACTCTGATGGATCAATTGACCCCTTTGGAGAAGATTTAGGAataagtgaaaaagaaagctcAAAGTTGAATTCTCTCTTGACCGACTTGGCAAACAAGATTGAACTACAAACAGTTGGATATATTCGCCTACTGAGATTATTTAAAGGAGCAGATTCAGAGCAGTTCTCACCCGCTAAAGAGAACTATGATTGGGTTCCATTGGGTGTTGAATTTGGGATGCCGCTGTTCAGTCCAAAGTTATGCAATAGTATATGTAAGAGGGTAGTTTCATCTCAGTTGCTTCAATCTGGCTTATTTGGTGAACACCATAATGCTATGCAAAGCTTAAGAAAAAAGTTGCATGACATTTGTGCTGTGTACCATGCAACTGGTCCTGCTGCAAAGCTTCTTTACCAGAAAGAGCAAGTTAAGGAATCTTCACAACTTCATATGAACTATGCTAGCGGAAGATGGAAGCCACTTGCAGAACCTTCGTCTCTGATTTCAGGAGCAACTAGTGAGAATCAAAGGTTAAAACTTGCTAACAGGCAGTGCTGTGGAAGTGAAATTTTGTGCTTTGATGGCAGCATTCTTAG GTCTTTTGCCTCCCCTCCTGGCTATGAAGCTGCGACAAAGCTCAATGAAGAAGCGCGGCAAGTTGACACAAAATCTGAGGCAGATGAAACTGATAGTAAGGAAGTAACGCTTCCCGGAGTAAATCTCAtttttgatggttctaagttgcATCCATTTGATATAGGTGCCTGCCTCCAGGCTCGTCAACCTATTTCCTTAATAGCAGAGGCAGCAGCAATCAGTTCCACAAAGTAA
- the LOC112740889 gene encoding uncharacterized protein isoform X3, with protein sequence MWKLNKSIAKELLPTQPVDFPIEPWWGVCLVNFTLEEFKKLSEEEMATIDKVCKEEANSFILFDPNVIKGLYKRGLVYFDVPVYPDDRFKVSRLEGFVSNREQTYEDPIEELLYAVFVVSNENASVTELASTLQADLAQLQAAASFVCRLGWATKVIDPASILQDTSASGSRRSIVSDEFGQALENMVINNDSNRQGDASSSGNYGPRPAYTRAAFIVDANITSYLMMGSVSPGLKSHAVTLYEAGKLGHASIADLCRDLGTLEGAKFEGELQEFANHAFSLRCVLECLQAGGTASNEKEEKGFNKMDTVTSCTDESSSMKAEISLAGKSEYSVIAELRMSGDNLDLDNSAEASTSSEAVHSSAFATHSTTSLDDASISGKKKYRVDILRCESLASLAPETLDRLFLRDYDIVMSMVPLPHSSVLPGSTGPVHFGPPSYSFMTPWMKLVLYSYAASGPLSVILMKGQSLRLLPAPLTGCVKALIWSWDDSTVGGLGGKHDGNLVNGSILLYCLNSLLKHSAVLVQPLGKFDLDESGKVVSLDIPLPLKNSDGSIDPFGEDLGISEKESSKLNSLLTDLANKIELQTVGYIRLLRLFKGADSEQFSPAKENYDWVPLGVEFGMPLFSPKLCNSICKRVVSSQLLQSGLFGEHHNAMQSLRKKLHDICAVYHATGPAAKLLYQKEQVKESSQLHMNYASGRWKPLAEPSSLISGATSENQRLKLANRQCCGSEILCFDGSILRSFASPPGYEAATKLNEEARQVDTKSEADETDSKEVTLPGVNLIFDGSKLHPFDIGACLQARQPISLIAEAAAISSTK encoded by the exons ATGTGGAAATTGAACAAATCAATTGCCAAAGAACTTTTACCAACACAACCTGTGGATTTTCCAATTGAACCGTGGTGGGGAGTTTGTCTTGTCAACTTTACATTGGAAGAATTTAAG AAACTCTCAGAAGAGGAAATGGCCACAATAGACAAAGTGTGTAAGGAAGAGGCAAATTCATTCATCTTGTTTGATCCGAATGTTATCAAGGGTCTTTACAAACGGGGATTGGTCTATTTTGATGTTCCTGTATATCCTGATGATCGGTTTAAAG TTTCTAGGCTCGAAGGTTTTGTTTCCAACAGGGAGCAGACTTATGAAGATCCCATTGAAGA GTTATTATATGCAGTATTTGTTGTTTCAAATGAAAACGCATCTGTTACCGAATTGGCAAGTACCCTACAGGCAGACTTGGCACAACTGCAGGCTGCTGCTTCTTTTGTATGTCGATTGGGATGGGCAACGAAAGTAATTGATCCAGCATCTATTCTTCAAGATACAAGTGCATCTGGGTCTCGTAGAAGTATAGTTAGCGATGAATTTGGTCAAGCCCTTGAGAATATGGTTATCAATAATGATTCCAACCGGCAAGGAGATGCTTCAAGTTCCGGAAATTACGGTCCACGTCCTGCCTATACACGTGCAGCTTTCATAGTAGATGCTAATATAACATCCTATCTTATGATGGGTTCTGTTTCACCAG GCCTGAAATCTCATGCTGTTACACTATATGAAGCCGGCAAATTAGGCCATGCCAGCATTGCTGATCTTTGCAGGGATCTTGGCACTCTGGAGGGTGCAAAATTTGAGGGAGAGCTGCAGGAATTTGCAAATCATGCATTTAGCCTGCGTTGTGTATTAGAATGTCTACAAGCAGGTGGAACTGCATCCAATGAAAAAGAGGAGAAAGGTTTTAACAAGATGGATACTGTCACTTCATGCACTGATGAGTCAAGTTCTATGAAAGCTGAAATCTCTCTGGCTGGGAAATCAGAATACTCTGTTATTGCAGAACTTAGGATGAGTGGTGATAATTTAGATCTAGATAATTCGGCGGAGGCTTCTACTTCATCAGAAGCAGTTCATAGTAGTGCATTTGCAACCCATTCTACTACTTCGTTAGATGATGCAAGTATAAGTGGGAAAAAGAAATATCGGGTAGACATTCTCCGCTGTGAAAGCTTGGCTTCGCTTGCACCGGAAACTCTTGATCGTTTGTTTCTTCGTGACTATGATATAGTTATGTCCATGGTGCCTCTTCCTCATTCATCAGTTCTTCCAGGATCCACTGGTCCAGTACATTTTGGTCCTCCCTCGTATTCTTTTATGACTCCTTGGATGAAACTGGTATTATATTCGTATGCAGCTAGTGGGCCTCTTTCAGTTATCCTTATGAAAGGACAGTCTCTGCGCTTGCTTCCTGCTCCCCTGACTGGTTGTGTGAAAGCTCTCATATGGTCTTGGGATGATTCTACAGTAGGAGGCCTGGGAGGAAAGCATGATGGAAATTTAGTAAATGGAAGTATACTGCTGTACTGTTTAAATTCCCTTCTTAAACATTCGGCTGTCCTGGTGCAGCCGCTTGGTAAGTTTGATCTCGACGAATCTGGAAAAGTGGTTTCCTTGGATATCCCTTTGCCCCTAAAGAACTCTGATGGATCAATTGACCCCTTTGGAGAAGATTTAGGAataagtgaaaaagaaagctcAAAGTTGAATTCTCTCTTGACCGACTTGGCAAACAAGATTGAACTACAAACAGTTGGATATATTCGCCTACTGAGATTATTTAAAGGAGCAGATTCAGAGCAGTTCTCACCCGCTAAAGAGAACTATGATTGGGTTCCATTGGGTGTTGAATTTGGGATGCCGCTGTTCAGTCCAAAGTTATGCAATAGTATATGTAAGAGGGTAGTTTCATCTCAGTTGCTTCAATCTGGCTTATTTGGTGAACACCATAATGCTATGCAAAGCTTAAGAAAAAAGTTGCATGACATTTGTGCTGTGTACCATGCAACTGGTCCTGCTGCAAAGCTTCTTTACCAGAAAGAGCAAGTTAAGGAATCTTCACAACTTCATATGAACTATGCTAGCGGAAGATGGAAGCCACTTGCAGAACCTTCGTCTCTGATTTCAGGAGCAACTAGTGAGAATCAAAGGTTAAAACTTGCTAACAGGCAGTGCTGTGGAAGTGAAATTTTGTGCTTTGATGGCAGCATTCTTAG GTCTTTTGCCTCCCCTCCTGGCTATGAAGCTGCGACAAAGCTCAATGAAGAAGCGCGGCAAGTTGACACAAAATCTGAGGCAGATGAAACTGATAGTAAGGAAGTAACGCTTCCCGGAGTAAATCTCAtttttgatggttctaagttgcATCCATTTGATATAGGTGCCTGCCTCCAGGCTCGTCAACCTATTTCCTTAATAGCAGAGGCAGCAGCAATCAGTTCCACAAAGTAA
- the LOC112740494 gene encoding uncharacterized protein, which produces MVVTNYSHYCGYVIQRFAVNASLPSIITSNDLNDVNIMKTFPDINACSAFEFVLNTHTTKKCTDSISLGQETQIISSLLSNLLDVVEEVQLSRIEIRNLVQAKFFSHSGQQLDLQLVFMDFSSGRKVKVTFDMTCIKCGAYPAKVLPSQILGHTGMEHDSPLSLVSQVRSAAENVGVGYLRIIRLCRCISRIIQPCT; this is translated from the exons ATGGTGGTTACAAATTATTCTCACTATTGTGGTTATGTCATCCAGAG GTTTGCAGTAAATGCCAGTCTACCTAGCATAATAACTTCAAACGACTTGAATGATGTGAACATTATgaag ACTTTTCCTGACATCAATGCTTGTTCTGCATTTGAATTTGTCTTAAATACCCATACCACTAAGAAATGCACAGATTCAATAAGTTTGGGACAAGAAACACAG ATAATTAGTTCACTTCTGAGTAATTTGCTAGATGTGGTTGAGGAGGTTCAGTTATCTCGCATAGAAATTAGAAATCTGGTCCAGGCAAAGTTCTTTTCCCATTCTG GTCAACAGCTTGATTTGCAGCTAGTTTTCATGGACTTTAGTAGTGGTAGGAAAGTGAAGGTGACTTTTGATATGACATGCATTAAATG TGGGGCTTATCCTGCAAAGGTCCTTCCATCTCAAATACTTGGTCATACCGGCATGGAACATGACTCGCCTTTGTCCCTTGTATCTCAAGTAAGAAGTGCAGCTGAGAATGTGGGAGTTGGATATTTGAGAATTATTAGGCTTTGCAGGTGTATCTCCCGGATAATTCAGCCTTGCACTTAA